One window of the Balaenoptera ricei isolate mBalRic1 chromosome X, mBalRic1.hap2, whole genome shotgun sequence genome contains the following:
- the LOC132357407 gene encoding V-type proton ATPase subunit G 1-like — protein MASQSQGIQQLLQAEKQAAEKVSEARKRKNRRLKQAKEEAQAEIEQYRLRREKEFKTKEAAALGSHGSCSTEVEKDTQEKMTILQTYFRQNRDEVLDNLLAFACDIRPEIHENYRINR, from the coding sequence ATGGCCAGTCAGTCGCAGGGCATCCAGCAGCTGCTCCAGGCCGAGAAGCAGGCCGCCGAGAAGGTGTCCGAGGCCCGCAAGCGAAAGAACCGGAGGCTGAAGCAGGCCAAAGAAGAGGCCCAGGCTGAAATTGAACAGTACCGCCTGCGGAGGGAGAAGGAGTTCAAGACCAAGGAAGCTGCGGCTCTGGGATCCCACGGCAGTTGCAGCACTGAAGTGGAGAAGGACACCCAGGAGAAGATGACCATCCTTCAGACCTACTTCCGGCAGAACAGGGATGAAGTCCTGGATAACCTCTTGGCCTTTGCCTGTGACATCCGGCCAGAAATCCATGAGAATTACCGCATAAACAGATAG